Within Vicia villosa cultivar HV-30 ecotype Madison, WI linkage group LG1, Vvil1.0, whole genome shotgun sequence, the genomic segment gtggattttcgatcctcaacatcactacaccaactcgagtcggtgtaacccactaatttgcattcttttcccttatcagctgcaggaaacagaatgccatagtcaagagttcctttcagatacctcagtatcctcttcgcCGCTACTAGGTgcgatacctttggcttctgcatgaatctacttatcatacctacactgtatgctaagtcaggcccTGTGTGACAAAGGTATTTCAATGACCCAATAAATCTTatgtattgggttgggtcgacatcctcttcatctggtTTTTTTTacagttgcaatcttgtttcagcaggtgttgaggtcgaattgcattcttccatctcaaatctcttggaaatttcacttgcatattttctttgatgcatcatcaaggcTTTGATACCACTGTTGGAGACAACTCTAGGGGGTTCAAATGAGAGAGCATTCTTTACTTGGGACAcgcctttgtgagagacacaccacatctccacctaaaaccttaaggtgataggtgtgtgggttctctcacttataaagtgttctaTCTTTCATTTTCTaatcaatgtgagacttcttcctcacacttgattctcaacaaaaGATGGTacaaatcaaaaatatatttctaaTTTTAGAAGGACAAAATTGAAATTACAAAAGATCTTTCTTTAACCCATGGGTTGTGAAATAAGAAAATCGCTTAAAATATAGGACTCTTGGTCGGCTGACCCGATGGATAATCACACTGCTACGCAAACACATGTTTTCGTGTAAACGACACCGTTTTATAGGTAGTGATTGCAGCTGAGACAAGTTATCAGATAATCCAAATTCAACACTAACGTTGCTTCCGAGCTTCTCTCTCCTTCTCTCGCTCTCATCATCGACCCCCCTTCCATTTTCGATTCTCAATCAAGCTTCGCAGCTCCATCTTTCCAATCAAAGGTTAGTATTACTCTTCATCTAATTCTCCTTCACCATGTTTACCCCCCTTTTCGTTTTTCTTATCAAACCCTAATTTCGAATTCCTCAATAGCTCGATTCTTCGTAAATTACCCTATTATACTTCCACGATCGATGCTCAATTTATATTTCCCAGTAATATTGTTTGCATCAGTTCAAATTTTTTTCcatttaaataaaaatcaaaactttaagCATCGTTTTCCCTCCTAAAGTTGTTTCCTTTTTATGATATGTTACGTTTTTCTCATACAAACCTTTTATTGCAGTTTTAGTAAGTGCATGCAGTAGTGTAGTTTTGTTGATGAATGGCTTCCTCTGATGGTAGAGTTGCGTACTCTTCACTTTCTAAATTAGAAAAGGGGAAACCCCATGTTGGTTATGATGATATGAATCGCCATGGTGAGTCTACATGGTCTGAACCTGAGCCTGAGTCTGGCAACACTAGTGGACCATTGGCCGAAAAGTTCAGAAACCAAGAGGTATCTTATGATTCATATAAGTTTTCTTATGAGGATGATGACTTGTTTGATGGAGGTTATGAGTCAAATGACGAGGCTCATCGTGTTACTCGGTCTAATATGACTCCTGATGTGAATTTGAAGAACGTGCTTTCTGGGATTTTTTCTATTTTGACGGGACGAAACAAGGGTATGAGTGTTGATGAAAATCAGCAATTACCGAGTTCGAATGTATCGTTTCTTGGCTCTGGAAATGATGGAGATGTTTTTCTTGATTCTTCTGTGTACACGCCGAGTGCACCGCCACTTTTTCTGCCAAATGGGGCTGAGTATAGTTCCTACAAGGAGGTGCTTGAAGCTGAACCACCTGAGTGGCTGCCTGATAGTTCTACTACTGTTTGTATGCAGTGTAATGCTGCGTTTACTGCACTTACACGGGGAAGACATCATTGCCGGTTTTGTGGAGGGATTTTCTGTCGAATATGTACCAAGGGGCGGTGTTTATTGCCTGTCAGGTTCAGGGAAAGGAATCCTCAGAGGGTTTGTGATTCCTGCTATGATAGGCTTGATCCTTTACAAGGCGTTCTTATCAACACCATAAGCAATGCTGTGCAGTCAGCTAAGCATGATGTCATGGATTGGACTAGTGCCAGAGGGTGGCTTAATCTTCCTATTGGTTTGTCTATGGAGCATGAGATATATAAAGCATCCAATACATTGAGAAACTACTGTCAGGTTTGCTAGCTTGATTTTTTAATTTCGTTGAGCAAGCTTCCCTTTTTTAAATATTATGCCCATGTTAGCATTGCTTCTATTTTGTTATGCCTGGGGTGTTTGCTAATGCTGCAGTGTAGAGTTCTAATAAGTATTTGCATATTATGTCCGAATATTAATGTTTTTGTAGTATGGGTTTAGATTATAATTGTTGCAGTGAGTGCTTTACTATTGTATCCATCAAGTTTCTAGGTACAATATTTTTTAGAATATACGTTTACTGCTTTTATTTGAAATACTTTGTGTATTGGTAGGTGGCCAAATCCAATCCTGAGAAGTCCATCCCTTTATCTGTTCTCAAAAGTGCCCAAGGTCTTGCAATTTTGACAGTTATCAAAGCAGGTGCACTGGTCTCTTACAAAGTGGGTACTGGTTTGGTTGTTGCACGGAGACATGATGGATCATGGTCTGCACCATCAGCTATATTCTCCTTGGGTTTAGGATGGGGTGCTCAGGTAAGGAGATTAGACATgggtttagttcatgtgtaaaatTGTATCACTATGGTTATGCTAACTGTGTTGGTGTAATTAAAAAACCGGTAAAAGAGTTCTGTTTTAAAATATGCATATGTTTATAATTTGTTCTTTTCTTGTATTCTGAAATTGATTGGCATGAATATTCTTGATGTTTTCTTATTAGCATGAATCACTTCTCCATTGGTAGTAGTCCTTTCTAAGCTATCGCTTGATCAAATTTAAATAGGAaaatgctaacttgtgccctaaggGTGCAGCTTAATAAATCAAATGTAGAAGTTCTG encodes:
- the LOC131630078 gene encoding uncharacterized protein LOC131630078; the encoded protein is MASSDGRVAYSSLSKLEKGKPHVGYDDMNRHGESTWSEPEPESGNTSGPLAEKFRNQEVSYDSYKFSYEDDDLFDGGYESNDEAHRVTRSNMTPDVNLKNVLSGIFSILTGRNKGMSVDENQQLPSSNVSFLGSGNDGDVFLDSSVYTPSAPPLFLPNGAEYSSYKEVLEAEPPEWLPDSSTTVCMQCNAAFTALTRGRHHCRFCGGIFCRICTKGRCLLPVRFRERNPQRVCDSCYDRLDPLQGVLINTISNAVQSAKHDVMDWTSARGWLNLPIGLSMEHEIYKASNTLRNYCQVAKSNPEKSIPLSVLKSAQGLAILTVIKAGALVSYKVGTGLVVARRHDGSWSAPSAIFSLGLGWGAQIGGELMDFIVVLHDTKAVKTFCSRMHFSLGAGCSVAAGPIGRVAEADLRAGDRGSGMCYTYSCSKGAFVGVSLEGNIVATRMDANLRFYGDPYLTTTDILLGLVDRPKAAQPLYTSLQDLYSSLRH